From Gracilinanus agilis isolate LMUSP501 unplaced genomic scaffold, AgileGrace unplaced_scaffold37732, whole genome shotgun sequence:
CAGCCAACCCCACGGGCCCCGGGGAGCGGGGCCCGCCCGGCGCCGTCGAGGTGATCCGCGAGTCCAGCAGCACCACGGGCATGGTGGTGGGCATCGTGGCGGCGGCGGCCCTCTGCATCCTCATCCTGCTCTACGCCATGTACAAGTACCGCAACCGCGACGAGGGCTCCTACCAGGTGGACCAGAGCCGCAACTACATCAGCAACTCGGCCCAGAGCAACGGCGCCGTGGTCAAGGAGAAGGCCCCCGCCGCGCCCAAGGCGCCCGGCAAGGCC
This genomic window contains:
- the LOC123255020 gene encoding neurexin-2-beta-like, whose amino-acid sequence is NPTGPGERGPPGAVEVIRESSSTTGMVVGIVAAAALCILILLYAMYKYRNRDEGSYQVDQSRNYISNSAQSNGAVVKEKAPAAPKAPGKAKKNKDKEYYV